In Gossypium arboreum isolate Shixiya-1 chromosome 3, ASM2569848v2, whole genome shotgun sequence, the sequence TCCATCTTCTATCCTAGTCTTCCTAATAcgccacacttttaacccaattcctattctttcaaattacaccaaaccgaatacatcaatcacttgttaccccttttgaaccgaccacctagaccaaggactaagccttaaCAAATCTGCTTATGAAATCATGAGaaaaggttaagagaggtaaaaggcacgagagctgtaagtgcaatagagtggaggtaaaagcctaatttcgagtgtaaacacgagtgtgagagaaactgatacgagcacgccccgcgaactttttCAAGCAAGTCTGTAAGTAGGAtccgaaaaaaaaaagagtatagaaaaaaatttcgtataccgaagttttctcattttgattagttAGCTGCTGttgctataaaaataaaaatctacgcagccgaagaaaaaaaaatagtgtacaaaagtgtttttattgtatttagtttgtcaatatagtacaaaaaaaagttatacaagtaaaaaaaatcaaaaaaaattcaaaaaaaaattcgaaaaaaaatctGGAAAAAAAGTGTTTAATGCAATTCGATTGTTGTTTGAATGTCAAAGCCCTTAGTTTGATATCATTCCCGATTCATCTTCTATTCTAATCTCATCCacgccacactttttttttacccaatttccttttcttttagccaacccgtaacccctcatatgttatcctttgtaaaaccatttgaaaccgACCCACAATACTAGAGATCAAGTCATATTAAGTCTGTTACAAGGTTATAAGACGAGAAAGGAGCGGAAAAAGGCAtgagcgagtgagatcattcgagtggaggtaaaagccaaacgagtgtaaacacgagtgggAGTGACACCTTTTGTTTTGTGATcaaacattttctttttagcaacaataatcatgtcacgcgaagagttcaccgaatcggaataccaatacttggttcaagaaatgtgaagaatggcgactaaacgagaccaaagtgatcgagtttcatcaagtcgtaaaacggaaccaagaaccccacggagatatacccccgactactacctgaaaaaaagttccaatcgtgattGCTTTTCATCATCTActtcgagacaaagagattcatactatgactcatattcatcagcgaattcgagaagtgacttcgatcaaaagtccttttcatcaagaaattcgagaagacgagaagccgattacaattttgattcgttccaagatggcgttcgaagagaaagacatactcctactagatcttcaaagaaatcttactcggagtattcttcacgaagttttgattgtgaatcatacgcaaatagttcttcatcttttgaacaagatttgtattctcatcgttctttttgtacattcttgtaaagagaaaacaaagaaaagaaaagaaaaagcaaaagcaaaagaagaaaaaggaaacgaaataaaaagaaaagagaggcaaaaggcaagtaagagagcaaatgagcgaatcttgagagaacttgaaaaagcctttgaaaagcaaaaagaaaatgaaaaagaaaatgagattgaaaaagagagtgaaaagaaatttgagacagaaaaagaagttgaaaaagaaattgaaaaagagattaaagagaaagaaattgaaataaaagaaacgagtgattcagaagaaaaagaatcgagtgggaaaacaagtgagcaagtgaggattatttctactaacccacatgttcgatcttcttgtgagttaaattttcaggttcctagaagtttgtgcgaccaattccatctacattaccttccaaacgagaggtgttttaggttgttcgaaaaaggtaagttcgcgaatgactaccacccacttgcgatcgaaggtaaggaaggtaaggattctttgtttatcgaatcaaagtcactttatttggataatttttgttcacttactgttgttaacgaatttgttttaaaaggtgCCATATACAGCTTTTCTTATGACAATTACTACATTGGCaaatttgttgacaacattggattagtttGCTCTAAGCAaattttgaacatgtttgatcAAAGTCTGTCACGTAAAAATTTTGATGTGTTTGACCCTGCAAACtttttgaactcatgtgttaaatctttatatttaaatatgcctgctcaattgatttgtgataaatctgcctgtttgaaaagttgtatgttcgttaaaaattctttgtttggcatccatgttaaaagatcttcacatgatatgtgcaattgtgttcttcatgaacaatctttgagtttttgtgctaaatttccatgtagtgatttgcattcccgattaatactcttgaagtatgaacctttgcattttggtatgctcggttttgtcaaatcaacatgtgtgtttaaactagtgaaatataattcgtgtggtgagttgattatatctttttctaatatgttgcttgttggaattcctaaacaagttcgtgtgttcaagcctggtatttgctacatgaattcattttatggaaacattaagcactttgcatcatttgcaatcaaaatatgtttgcttgatgttcaaacttttgataagaaggtgaaattcaatttgggtttcaattttgattcatttattaatcaccttgtttggccacatctgaaattttcgtttcatttcgagaaggtaaggccaacctatgtttttggaattgaatcaaatttccatggtaactttccttttccatttaagtccatagttttcaataatactaaccagtcttatttttgtgaattccacccctcgaggagcaagacatgtcatggtgcgtcaccacctattcaaatttatcagagtaataggtttgtcttacgttatctatccaaagagagaagattcattttgaccgagaaaggtaaacccaatcctcaattgtcttctcttcatattcgtcaaggtaagtcatctaaaaattttcaaatatctttgctcaattcgattgaagttgaaaattcccttgatttgttgtttggaaattatttatactgTGATGAGAcggatttttccttttggcattgtaatgatgtgattattatgttggaatttggagacactcctcatgttgttcaaaaacgaaaggaagagttagcatacctttggccatggcataccttgcatgagcaagacaagggaccgaatgagttactatattcgattaaagaaattaaaatgttttggatgaggaataatgtgtttaagtgcctaccatcattttcaaccaattatcccttgatccaacttagttttcatgtttgtaacgatggtctaacgaaactctttgataaatttatgtatgcttactttgtccaattgagatttttggcatatgttcaattgaatgaatattttatgaactatcgaacacatttgaatttgactccttTGAGTATCTTTTTAccggctgtggtaagaatttttcaggtttgtgtgacatcatccatcccatttgatcgaggaaaaccatgcactagtcaaagttctcccatggataaacagcttgacttgaggacaagtcgccttaaagaggggggaatgatacaagcacgccccgcgaactttttcaagcaagtctgtcaagctgagcaatgacatgttggcaagctgatccaagctcgtttccagctccacgagctccgtccagctcaaatccagcttattcgagctcaatccatcttgcttgagctaaaccgagctcactcctagctcactttcaactcacgagctaaaccttagctcaacttcagcttaggagtttagcctcagctcaactttagctcacgagctaaagcttagctcattttagtttaaactcgattttgtctttaatgcattaaataaaaatttgcacatatttatttaagcattaaacttgtcttatattaatatttgttattaatatgccatagtcattacataaattgattatgttcacatagtgaattaatgcatgacattaatgtgttcacatcatgccgaatttatgagtgtccatgagatatcttaatgacttgtttatctcatgtaggtacatccctttggacggtacaatgtatggatgaagaaacatctcttttggacattccacactcatgaatgaagaagtattaaatgctagtgcatgtacggctagatgcaaggtttctacaaattcatgcatgtgtcgaatgcatgtatggacattaaaggctggtccatgaatggatcaaatgcatgggatgatagaatgaatgaatggcttaagtgcatgtatggtggctgtctcctaactttccaaggcacttattcggccaagaagtagctgttcacactttgaattgacctataagctactacacatgcatggatgggttcaagaacgtccaaaggaaggaattaactcaataattcaacacattgattgaattaagtgtatgcacaaaggggagaacgaatttactaggttcatgctgccatttatgaacctacatgctattaaagagtttaattatgaggatacatgttccatacaagtgcatgaacgtcccaaggagatgaatgcaacctgtggtgcacatacaagtcacttgaagcctttctttatgattaagcattcatgcacacacttaggggtaagaaagtgtccattcaactagttcatgaatttgccgaatttatgaactattttaatacattagtgtgaatgtttttattattgtgtgaacacctagatgccgaatttgaatggtcatctatgtgcctataagtatttgttttctttcaattgtaagggactttttgccaaaatttttattgaatttaatcatgtgagaattttcttctctaaactttgtttgagactttgttgacttatctacctagtagtggcgtcaacctgcttgctcacccatataccgaggttcctactttgttaagtagtgggtcgaggttctatcattttcatttccgccttgaaagcctataagcatttgggtcgatattttctaatattggttcgtgcttgtttttgagttccttctttccattctttcatttactttaaaccgaaccttaatattcatattttaaacccttcatttgaaccccttgaatagcttccgataatttatttagaaacatctttttgaacaaaccgaacgatactttctcgtgagacgatcgggcaaactcaagATAGGACTCGACTCTCCCGAGGCGGTTCAGATCGAAAAcaacttcttttccttttcgagaTTGTGAGGTTTTGTGGTGAGGTTTACTTTAACAACGTTTTAATGTCACAAGAGTCGATTACAACGTGGAAGATCGTCCCAAAGACAACCCATTCGCAACGCCCCGACTTAAACATGCAAGCCTTATTACGAGAAATGGAGCGACTCTAGATCAAAGGCTCAATCCCATCAAGACCGTTTGTTCCAAGTTGaagcgaatggccaatgtgaaagAGCACCAGGGGTTAGACCAAGACGGAGAGACCAAATCGAACCGGGAAGACGAAGGGTCCAAGACGATGAAGCAAATGACCTTAGTGATCTTGAAAGTGAACAAGAGTCTAATGCTAGTGATCGACGTAGGCAACACCGACAACGAGATCGAAGACACGAAGATGATGATTTCAAGAACATTAAACTGTCTATTCCACCGTTTCAAGGTAGATTGGATCcggaggcctatcttgagtgggaaaaaaagatagagttggtgttcgattgtcacaattactccgagaataaaaaggtgaaactagcagcaatagagttttcggactatgccatgatttggtgggaacaactaaccactagtcggaggcgtaaCGGTGAACATCCTATCTCTACATGGATCGAAATGAAGGCGGTGATGAGGCGACGATTTATTCCTGCGTACTATCACTGGGAGTTGcaccaaaaactccaaaatctcatgCAAGGGTCCAAAAGTGTCGAGGATTACTACAAAGACATAGAAATCGCGATGATTCGAGCGGATGTCCAGAAAGATCCTGAAGCAACGATGGCGCGATTCCTTGCTGGTCTAAATCGAGATATAGCAAATGTAGTGGAATTACAACActacattgaagtggttgatatggtCCATATGGCCATCAAGGTGGAAAGACAACTCAAGAGAAAAGGCCCAAGTCGAGGGTTTCCCACTTCCAACCCTTCAAAGTGGAGCCAAGATCAAGTAAAGGACCTGCCAATCCTCAAGGGAAGGAGACCATGGTACCTCCAAAAACCAACAAGCCCATCACCGAAGTAAACAAAGGCAAGGCACCCGAATCATCATACAATCAAAATCAGGATATCAAGTGTTTTAAGTGTCTCAGAAGAGGCCACATAGCAAGCCAATGCCCAAATCGAAGGACCATGGTATTGCGAGCAGATGGCGAGATCGAAACAGAGGATGAGGAGGAGAAAGAATCTGAATCAGCTTCCGAAGTCGAGGAGGACGTGGAACAACCCATGGAAGGAGAACTACTTGTTGTAAAACGAAGTCTAAGTCTCCAAGGCACGGAGAATAATCTCCAATGAGAGAATATcttccacactcggtgccaagtcGGAGGCAAAGTCTCAGAGCGCCATTATCGACGGAGGCAGTTGTACCAATGTAGcaagtaccatgatggttgaaagactTGGTTTGCCTACTACCAAGCATCCGAGCCCCTACAAACTTCAATGGCTCAATGACGGAGGAGAGCTTAAGGTAACAAAACAAGTACTTGTCTCTTTTAACATCGGCAAGTATTTGGATGAAGTTCTTTGTGACGTTGTACCGATGCATGCGAGGCATTTGTTACTTGGCCGACCGTGGCAATTTGATAGACGAGTTCAATACGACCGGTATACCAACCGGTATACATTCAAATTCATGGGAAAGAATGTGACGTTGGCGCCGTTGACTCCCAAACAAGTGTATGAAgaccaaatcaagctaaaagcttctattgagcaaatcagagaaaaagaaaaagaaagttgtaaaaaaataaaggaagagaaaaataagaaaaaaaaacaaaagagagtgacaagaaaaatacccaagaaaaagaagaaaaagaaaagaaaactaagaaaatgagtgtttttgcAAGAGTTAGTGATGTGAGGAATGCTTTGGTGATGAATCGAACTGTTCTTGTACTTTTGTACAAGGAAGCATTAATTTCTACTAACGATTTACCCGATACCCTGCCCCCTCCATTTTGTCTTTGTTGCATGATTTCCAAGACGTTTTTCTGGAAGAAACCCCGAGTGGTCTTCCACCACTTCGTGAAATCGAGCATCAAATTGATTTCGTGCCGGGAGCGGTTATTCCAAATCGACCTGCTTACTGAGCCAATCCGGAGGAGACCAAGAAGTTGCAAAGACAAGTCAATGAACTGATGGAAAAAGGTTACATTCGCGAGAGCCTAAGTCCCTGTGCTGTTTCCATATTATTGGTACCGAAAAAGGACGGAACATGGCGCATGTGCGTGGATTGCCGAGCCGTTAACAAGATAACGATCAAATACCGTCATCCCATTCCTcgcttagatgacatgttagatgagcttagtggggccaaagtgttttcaaaaatcgatttgaagagtggctaccaccaaattcggatgcgagaaggagacgaatggaaaacggcattcaagaccaagcacggactatacgaatggttggttatgccttttggccttaccaacgctccaagtacgttcatgagactaatgaaccatgtcttaaggcctttcatcggtaagttttgtgtggtatatttcacgatatattgatttacaagaaatctatggaagaacatgtaagtcatctcaaatctgttttagaagttttgcgaaaagagaccttatatgctaatttaaagaaatgttctttttgttctaacaaaactATTTTTCTAGGATTTGTAGTTAGTGCGGATGGTCTCGAGGTAGACCAAGAGAAGATTAAGGCCATACGAGATTGGCCAAGGCCTACGAGCGTTACGCAAGTTCGAAGTTTCCATGGCCTAGCAAGTTTCTACCGATGATTCGTTTCGAATTTTAGCACTATTGCTGCTCCACTTATGagtgttattaagaaaaattcttcttttatttggaacgatgaacaagagaaatcatttataaaaatcaaagattgtctcactaacgctcctttgcttgcccttccaGATTTCTCGAAGACTTTTGAGATCGAGTGTGATGCTTCGGGCATTGGAATAGGGGCCGTGTTGACACAAGACGGACGTCCTGTGGCTTACtttagtgaaaaactcaatggagccatactcaactatccggtgtatgataaagagatgtacgcgctcatacgagctcttgagacatggcaacattacttatgGCCTAAGGAATTCGTTATTCACTCCGATCACGAAGCCTTGAAGCACATCAAAGGCCAACATAAGTTGAACCGACGCCACGCGAAGTGGGTTGAATACCTTGAGTCGTTTCCAtatgtcatcaaatataagaaaggtaaagataatattgtggctgatgcgctttcaagaaggtatactctattatcatatttggattctaaGATTCTTGGTTTTGCATTATTAAAAGATTCCTATGTAAATGATTCCAATTTTGGAGAGATATTTGTTTCTTGTGAGAAAggtccttttgaaaatttttataggtaTGAGGGCTATCTTTTCTGAGAAGGTAAACTATGCATTCCTTGTGGATCTATTcgagacctattagtgcatgaggcgcatagtggcgggcttatgggacacttcggagtcaataagacactagccactctccatgaacatttttattggccgcGGATGCAAAAAGTTGTGAAGCGAGTTTGCGAAAGGTGTATAGCCTgcaaaaaggctaaatcaaaggttcaaccccatggcttgtacacaccattACCCATTCCTGAAGCACCGTGGATTGACATCTCGATGGATTTTGTTCTCAGACTTCCGCGCACAAAAACGGGGAAGGATgctatttttgttgttgttgatagattttcaaaaatgtctcattttattgccTGTACTAAGACTGACGATGCCATTCATGTTGCAAACTTATTTTTCAGGGATATCGTTAGACTACATGGCATTCCTCGTACGATCGTGTCGGACCGAGATGCAAAAAttttaagtcacttttggaggtctttgtggggtaaattagggaccaaacttcTATTTTCGACCACCTGCCACCCCCAAacctgatacgagcacgccccgcaaactttatcgagcaagtctatcaagccgagcaatgacatgttggcaagctgatccaagctcgtttccagctccacgagctccgtccagctcaaatccagcttattcgagctcaatccatcttgcctgagctaaaccgagctcactcctagctcactttcaactcatgagctaaaccttagctcaacttcagcttaggagtttagcctcagcttaactttagctcacgagctaaaacttagctcattttagtttaaaactCGGTTTtatctttaatgcattaaataaaaatttgcacaaatttatttaagcattcaaagtttctacaaattcatgcatgtgtcgaatgcatgtatagacattaaaggctagtccatgaatggatcaaatgcatgggatgatagaatgcatgaatggcttaagtgcatgtatggtggctgtctcctaactttccaaggcacttattcagccaagaagtagctgttcacactttgaattgacctataagctactacacatgcatggatgggttcaagaacgtccaaaggaaggaattaactcaataattcaacacattgattgaattaagtgtatgcacaaaggggagaacgaatttactaggttcatgctgccatttatgaacctacatgctattaaagagtttaattatgaggatacatattccatacaagtgcatgaacgtcccaaggagatgaatgcaacctttggtgcacatacaagtcacttgaagcctttctttatgattaagtagtcatgcacacacttaggggggagaaagtgtccattcaactagttcatgaatctgccgaatttatgaactattttaatacattagtgtgaacgtttttattattgtgtgaacacctagatgccgaatttgaatggtcatatatgtgcctataagtatttgttttctttcaattgtaagaaactttttgccaaaatttttattgaatttaatcttgtgagaattttcttctctaaactttgtttgagactttgttgagttatctacctagtagtggcgtcaaccctgtttcgttcacccatataccgaggttcctactttgttaagtag encodes:
- the LOC128290572 gene encoding LOW QUALITY PROTEIN: uncharacterized protein LOC128290572 (The sequence of the model RefSeq protein was modified relative to this genomic sequence to represent the inferred CDS: inserted 1 base in 1 codon; deleted 2 bases in 1 codon), with protein sequence MGHPSWVKTTPISTPDASHSSSKVFEKSGKASKVEANGQCERAPGVRPRRRDQIEPGRRRVQDDEANDLSDLESEQESNASDRRRQHRQRDRRHEDDDFKNIKLSIPPFQGRLDPEAYLEWEKKIELVFDCHNYSENKKVKLAAIEFSDYAMIWWEQLTTSRRRNGEHPISTWIEMKAVMRRRFIPAYYHWELHQKLQNLMQGSKSVEDYYKDIEIAMIRADVQKDPEATMARFLAGLNRDIANVVELQHYIEVVDMVHMAIKVERQLKRKGPSRGFPTSNPSKWSQDQVKDLPILKGRRPWYLQKPTSPSPKNKGKAPESSYNQNQDIKCFKCLRRGHIASQCPNRRTMVLRADGEIETEDEEEKESESASEVEEDVEQPMEGELLVVKRSLSSCTNVASTMMVERLGLPTTKHPSPYKLQWLNDGGELKVTKQVLVSFNIGKYLDEVLCDVVPMHARHLLLGRPWQFDRRVQYDRYTNRYTFKFMGKNVTLAPLTPKQVYEDQIKLKASIEQIREKEKESCKKIKEEKNKKKKQKRDGTWRMCVDCRAVNKITIKYRHPIPRLDDMLDELSGAKVFSKIDLKSGYHQIRMREGDEWKTAFKTKHGLYEWLVMPFGLTNAPSTFMRLMNHVLRPFIGKFCVVYFXDILIYKKSMEEHVSHLKSVLEVLRKETLYANLKKCSFCSNKTIFLGFVVSADGLEVDQEKIKAIRDWPRPTSVTQKNSSFIWNDEQEKSFIKIKDCLTNAPLLALPDFSKTFEIECDASGIGIGAVLTQDGRPVAYFSEKLNGAILNYPVYDKEMYALIRALETWQHYLWPKEFVIHSDHEALKHIKGQHKLNRRHAKWVEYLESFPYVIKYKKVHEAHSGGLMGHSTTKFSPIEIVYGFNPLTPLDLLPLPTDQFVHVDAKKKVDFVKDLHSKVRANIEARTESYVRNTNKGRKRVVFVPGDWVWVHMRKERFPAQRKSKLLPRGDGPFQVLERINNNSYKLDLLGEYNVSATFNVADLSSMI